One stretch of Pseudoramibacter sp. DNA includes these proteins:
- a CDS encoding amino acid ABC transporter ATP-binding protein: MAIDQQKNKDTVDTMVEVRNITKYFGDLKVLKGINFKVKRGEVVCIIGPSGSGKSTMLRCLNQLERITDGEIYIEGELMDQRKDDKTINHIDADRLQQLRCDLGMVFQNFNLFPHLNVIENVTVAPITVLKADKEKITKRGLELLDMVGLKDRAYEYPVRLSGGQQQRVAIARALAMNPKIMLFDEPTSALDPELVGDVLATMRQLADDGMTMIIVTHEIGFAREVADRVIFMDDGVICEEGTPDEVINHPKEERTRSFLKKIL, from the coding sequence ATGGCGATAGATCAACAAAAAAATAAAGATACTGTCGATACGATGGTTGAAGTGCGCAATATCACCAAATATTTTGGAGATTTAAAAGTCTTAAAAGGTATTAATTTTAAAGTAAAACGCGGGGAAGTAGTTTGTATTATTGGACCTTCTGGGTCAGGTAAGAGCACAATGCTTCGCTGTCTCAATCAGCTTGAACGCATCACAGATGGTGAAATTTATATCGAAGGCGAATTGATGGATCAACGAAAGGATGATAAAACCATTAATCACATTGATGCAGATCGTCTTCAGCAGTTGCGTTGCGACTTGGGAATGGTTTTTCAGAATTTCAATTTATTCCCTCATTTGAATGTGATCGAGAATGTTACGGTTGCGCCGATTACAGTGCTTAAAGCTGATAAAGAAAAAATTACGAAACGCGGGCTTGAGCTGCTTGATATGGTGGGGCTGAAAGATAGAGCTTATGAATATCCGGTTCGATTATCAGGTGGGCAGCAACAGCGTGTTGCGATAGCCAGAGCCTTAGCAATGAATCCAAAAATCATGCTTTTTGATGAACCTACTTCAGCTTTGGATCCGGAATTGGTTGGTGATGTTTTGGCAACTATGCGTCAATTGGCGGATGACGGTATGACTATGATAATTGTAACCCATGAAATTGGCTTTGCCAGAGAGGTTGCAGATCGTGTAATCTTTATGGATGATGGTGTTATTTGTGAAGAAGGCACGCCAGATGAAGTCATCAATCATCCAAAAGAAGAGAGAACAAGAAGTTTTCTAAAAAAGATTTTGTAA
- a CDS encoding sensor histidine kinase, with the protein MFREIKKQITLFNVLILIAFLIFFIALLMFMWRWTYVNFSERFLVRTSQSIIDSEKYDGRKAARFNGYSSNYEYILWDSNHHAEHMKVFNASLILRGHELLQDKKFNETFRDFETSHITYRVYSKRFKKGNEVKTLQVFQQVSNERAFTKTVFIILLFFGSAGILILIPISYFLAGKSLRPVKESYENQKKFIADASHELRTPLTVIQTNVEVLRMKEDEVLSENIHWLDNISSESETMSKLISNLLTIAQADNNRLIFQKKIFDLSALCAEVYDLMYDFAKQQDIALKSNIQKDIDFKGDKDKIKQAIRILVDNAIKYTNAGGTVTIKLTTSMRSVQIAVADTGIGLSEKDQKKIFERFYRVDDARHREEGGFGLGLNICALIVKQHGGKIAIDSELGKGSTFTIILPKYSL; encoded by the coding sequence ATGTTTAGAGAGATTAAGAAGCAGATTACTCTTTTTAATGTTTTAATTTTAATTGCTTTTTTAATTTTTTTTATAGCTCTGTTAATGTTCATGTGGCGATGGACTTATGTTAATTTTAGCGAACGCTTTTTAGTACGGACTTCTCAAAGCATCATTGATAGTGAAAAGTATGACGGAAGAAAAGCGGCTCGCTTTAATGGTTATTCCAGCAATTATGAATATATTCTTTGGGATTCCAATCATCACGCTGAACATATGAAAGTGTTCAATGCCTCTTTGATTCTCAGAGGCCATGAATTGCTTCAAGATAAAAAATTTAATGAAACATTTCGTGACTTTGAAACAAGTCATATCACTTATCGGGTTTATTCGAAAAGATTTAAAAAAGGAAATGAAGTTAAAACATTACAAGTCTTTCAACAGGTTAGTAATGAACGAGCCTTTACAAAAACAGTCTTTATCATACTACTCTTTTTTGGCTCTGCAGGAATTTTGATACTAATTCCAATTAGTTATTTCCTAGCTGGAAAATCTCTTCGTCCGGTTAAGGAGTCTTACGAAAATCAAAAAAAATTTATTGCAGACGCTTCGCATGAACTTCGTACACCATTAACGGTTATTCAAACCAATGTTGAAGTATTACGAATGAAAGAGGATGAGGTATTATCTGAAAACATTCATTGGTTGGATAATATATCATCAGAAAGCGAAACTATGTCAAAATTGATTTCAAATTTGTTGACAATTGCGCAGGCTGATAATAACCGTCTAATATTCCAGAAAAAAATTTTTGATTTAAGCGCTCTCTGTGCGGAGGTTTATGATTTAATGTATGATTTTGCGAAACAGCAGGACATAGCATTAAAGAGTAATATTCAAAAAGATATTGATTTTAAAGGTGACAAAGACAAAATAAAACAGGCTATTCGTATATTAGTAGATAATGCCATTAAATATACAAATGCAGGAGGAACTGTAACGATCAAGTTGACAACGTCGATGCGATCTGTTCAAATTGCTGTTGCAGATACTGGTATTGGTCTTTCAGAAAAAGATCAGAAAAAAATATTCGAACGCTTTTATCGTGTAGATGATGCGCGGCATCGGGAAGAAGGCGGTTTTGGCTTGGGGTTGAATATCTGCGCTTTAATTGTAAAACAACATGGCGGAAAGATTGCGATTGACTCTGAATTGGGGAAAGGGAGCACTTTCACAATTATTCTTCCAAAATATTCGCTATAA
- the abc-f gene encoding ribosomal protection-like ABC-F family protein, with protein sequence MLLNVDHVSFSYGDQQIFQNLTFSIQEHQKLGLIGKNGAGKTTLFNLMTGELLPDNGAVHRNTSIQIGYLKQEQTFESDLSLHDVFLSFFLPLIEIENKMKKIQGKIDHAQGQTQEDAVIELADLQEKYKNMGGYSYPSRIRGVMAGLGLAEEDLNRKINTFSSGQKTKIALGSLLLQEPDLLLLDEPTNYLDIHSLNWLENMLRNYPKSFVVISHDRYLLDHVCTSISEIQNHNIVHYKGNYSSFRLKKKKADAAYQKKVASYQEEIKHQEAIISKLRGNFTTKNTKRAKSREKNLEKMKNEYSHFSKSDENNNLHLSLKPSVRSSNDVLKIKQLSKSFDNLSLYQNLNLEIFRGDRIGIIGANGAGKSTLLKIIKRELLPDSGRLIFGENVHIGYYSQESEETFSDPSGTLIDALRTVNIKLSDGEIRNILAQFMFRNDDVFKPVNELSGGEKSRLRLAMLMISQANLLLLDEPTNHIDMDTKEILEDALIHYSGTIITVSHDRYFLNKIATRIVSISSDQILDLPGNYDDYRLYCSTHTQNDETTTHTSIKSKDQKNKTQHEQQKKIRNQKKDLEKIEKHLDKLTLQLKEIEKNMGDTHFYEDPQKAEQGMQQYAQIKKDIAALTQQWEELAMKLENN encoded by the coding sequence ATGTTATTAAATGTTGACCATGTGTCTTTTAGTTACGGCGATCAACAAATTTTCCAAAATCTTACTTTTTCAATTCAAGAGCATCAAAAACTCGGATTAATCGGGAAAAACGGAGCTGGCAAAACAACATTATTTAATTTGATGACCGGTGAACTTCTTCCTGATAATGGTGCTGTACATCGAAATACATCAATTCAAATCGGATACTTAAAACAAGAACAGACATTTGAATCTGATTTATCACTCCATGACGTATTCTTATCTTTTTTTCTCCCCTTAATTGAAATTGAAAATAAGATGAAAAAAATTCAAGGCAAAATTGATCATGCGCAGGGACAAACTCAGGAAGATGCTGTTATTGAACTTGCTGATTTACAAGAAAAATATAAAAATATGGGTGGTTATTCCTACCCCAGCCGTATTCGAGGTGTTATGGCTGGTTTAGGTCTTGCCGAAGAAGACTTAAACCGAAAAATCAACACTTTCAGCAGCGGTCAAAAGACTAAAATTGCTTTGGGCTCTTTATTACTTCAAGAACCAGACTTATTATTATTAGACGAACCTACAAATTATTTGGATATTCATTCTTTAAATTGGTTGGAAAATATGTTAAGGAACTATCCAAAAAGTTTTGTTGTCATTTCTCACGATCGTTACCTTCTGGACCATGTCTGCACATCTATTTCTGAAATTCAAAATCATAATATTGTTCACTACAAAGGAAATTATTCTTCTTTTCGTTTAAAAAAGAAAAAGGCAGATGCGGCATATCAAAAAAAAGTTGCTTCTTATCAAGAAGAAATAAAACATCAGGAAGCGATAATATCTAAATTAAGAGGTAATTTTACTACCAAAAATACAAAGCGTGCTAAAAGTCGTGAAAAAAATTTAGAAAAGATGAAAAATGAATACAGTCATTTTTCTAAATCTGATGAAAACAATAATCTTCATTTATCATTAAAACCCAGTGTACGGTCTTCAAACGATGTATTAAAAATCAAACAATTATCAAAATCATTTGACAATTTATCGCTATATCAAAATTTAAATCTTGAAATATTCCGTGGTGATCGCATCGGTATTATTGGTGCAAATGGTGCAGGAAAATCAACCCTACTAAAAATTATTAAACGAGAGTTGCTTCCCGATTCCGGACGCCTCATATTTGGTGAAAATGTTCATATTGGCTATTACAGTCAAGAATCAGAAGAAACTTTCTCAGATCCTTCTGGAACATTAATAGATGCTCTTAGAACAGTCAATATAAAGTTATCTGACGGAGAAATTCGAAACATTTTAGCTCAATTTATGTTCAGAAACGATGATGTTTTTAAACCGGTGAATGAATTATCCGGTGGCGAAAAATCACGTTTGCGTCTGGCAATGCTCATGATCTCCCAAGCCAATTTGCTTTTATTAGATGAACCAACTAATCATATTGACATGGACACAAAGGAAATTCTTGAAGATGCATTAATCCATTATTCTGGCACAATCATCACGGTATCGCATGATCGCTATTTTCTCAATAAAATCGCCACCAGAATTGTATCTATTTCTTCAGATCAGATTTTAGATCTGCCTGGGAATTATGATGACTATCGTCTTTATTGTTCAACGCACACTCAAAACGATGAAACTACAACACATACTTCAATAAAATCTAAGGATCAAAAGAATAAGACTCAACATGAACAGCAGAAAAAAATTCGCAATCAGAAAAAGGATCTCGAAAAAATAGAAAAACATTTAGATAAGCTTACTCTTCAACTTAAAGAAATTGAAAAAAATATGGGTGATACACACTTTTATGAAGATCCACAGAAAGCTGAGCAAGGAATGCAGCAATATGCCCAAATAAAAAAAGACATTGCTGCTTTAACACAACAATGGGAAGAATTGGCAATGAAATTAGAAAATAACTAA
- the hisJ gene encoding histidinol-phosphatase HisJ, translated as MKKTNYHIHTNYCDGQNSMEDMILSAISRNFNSIGISSHAPLDYQNDWTMPQDKLSQYIEELTLQKNKYRTKIQINSGLEIDYYMHTKQISKSAIRVLKNLDYWIGSIHCLGVMSNGEVAYIDDTEENFKEGIEQLYHGNVQKAVCNYYESIGDMAVKFHPDIIGHIDLIKKNNSHQQFFNENAEWYQKAWRGALIKIKQSGSILEINTGGAFRYGIRCLYPSLDILKAAIQLQIPLTIDTDAHCIQAVDFMMDSILDELKFLNVDTVMYYNGKKWISQKI; from the coding sequence ATGAAGAAAACTAACTATCATATACACACAAATTATTGTGATGGGCAGAACTCGATGGAAGACATGATTTTGTCAGCGATATCACGAAATTTTAACAGCATTGGCATTTCCAGCCATGCGCCGCTTGATTATCAAAACGATTGGACAATGCCTCAAGATAAATTATCCCAATATATTGAGGAATTAACTTTACAAAAAAATAAATACCGAACTAAAATTCAAATTAATAGTGGGCTTGAAATAGATTATTATATGCATACAAAACAAATTTCAAAATCTGCAATAAGAGTTTTAAAAAATTTGGATTATTGGATCGGCAGCATTCATTGTTTGGGAGTGATGTCTAATGGAGAAGTTGCTTATATCGATGATACCGAAGAAAATTTTAAAGAAGGTATTGAGCAGCTTTATCATGGGAATGTACAAAAAGCTGTTTGCAATTACTACGAAAGTATTGGAGATATGGCTGTAAAATTTCATCCGGATATCATTGGTCATATTGACCTTATAAAAAAAAACAATTCTCATCAACAATTTTTTAATGAAAATGCTGAATGGTATCAAAAGGCTTGGAGAGGGGCTTTAATAAAAATAAAGCAATCAGGATCTATTTTAGAAATTAATACCGGCGGCGCTTTTCGATATGGCATTCGCTGTTTATATCCTAGCTTGGATATCTTAAAAGCAGCCATTCAACTTCAGATCCCATTGACGATTGATACTGATGCCCATTGTATACAAGCTGTCGATTTTATGATGGATTCTATTTTAGATGAATTAAAATTTCTTAATGTTGATACCGTAATGTATTACAATGGGAAGAAATGGATTTCACAAAAAATATAA
- a CDS encoding LacI family DNA-binding transcriptional regulator has product MKVKIVDVAKEANVSVATVSRVVNNIPLVNEETRERVLKAIKKTGYKPNAIARSLKIQKTNTLGIMIPDILDPFYTWIVRGAEDVCGIYNYNIILSDTDFNPEKEKKSLNVLVEKQCDGIIYVGKNLTDEMRDRLISASCEVVLGCVPDVTGKLSGVLIDNASAAYDLTSKVIDGGHRNNIIFSDEGEPGYIVEKRLEGVQRAYKEKGLSFSDEQIYHCLPSISGGYNQMKEILEQGNVNFSNVFCFNDQMALGAIRAIEEKGFNVPEDYSVTGFNDFWISEWVTPRITTISQPMYDIGAVATRMLIKMCEKEETEMKTLYVPYEVKVRDSVKGIN; this is encoded by the coding sequence ATGAAAGTAAAAATTGTTGATGTTGCAAAAGAGGCAAACGTTTCTGTAGCGACAGTTTCTCGTGTTGTTAATAACATTCCATTAGTTAATGAAGAAACTCGTGAAAGAGTTTTAAAAGCGATTAAGAAAACAGGGTATAAGCCCAATGCAATTGCGAGAAGTCTTAAAATCCAGAAGACAAATACATTAGGCATTATGATCCCAGATATTTTGGATCCTTTTTATACCTGGATTGTCCGTGGGGCAGAGGATGTCTGTGGTATTTATAACTATAACATTATATTAAGTGATACGGATTTTAATCCAGAAAAAGAAAAAAAATCACTGAATGTTTTGGTAGAAAAGCAGTGTGACGGCATTATTTATGTAGGGAAAAACCTAACAGATGAAATGCGTGATCGCTTAATTTCTGCATCTTGCGAAGTGGTTTTAGGATGTGTCCCAGATGTTACGGGAAAGTTGTCAGGTGTTCTCATTGACAATGCATCAGCTGCATATGATTTAACATCGAAAGTAATTGATGGAGGGCATCGTAACAATATTATCTTCAGTGATGAAGGAGAACCAGGATATATTGTTGAAAAAAGGCTTGAAGGGGTACAGAGAGCTTATAAAGAAAAGGGTTTGTCTTTTAGTGATGAACAAATCTATCATTGCTTGCCGTCAATTTCCGGCGGATACAATCAAATGAAGGAAATCCTCGAACAAGGGAATGTTAACTTTTCAAATGTTTTTTGTTTCAATGATCAAATGGCATTAGGCGCTATTCGAGCTATTGAAGAAAAAGGCTTCAATGTACCTGAAGATTATTCTGTCACCGGATTTAATGATTTTTGGATTTCAGAGTGGGTGACACCGAGAATTACGACTATTTCTCAACCCATGTATGATATTGGAGCAGTGGCAACGCGAATGTTAATTAAAATGTGTGAAAAAGAAGAAACTGAAATGAAAACTTTATATGTACCATATGAAGTTAAGGTTCGGGACTCCGTAAAAGGGATTAATTAA
- the trmL gene encoding tRNA (uridine(34)/cytosine(34)/5-carboxymethylaminomethyluridine(34)-2'-O)-methyltransferase TrmL yields the protein MLNVVLYEPEIPQNTGNIARTCALTGTRLHLIEPLGFSVSDKAVKRAGLDYWNLVDISIYLDFEDFLKKNDNPKPYLLTTHATKKYTDVEFQDNDYLMFGRETAGLPDEIHERYYDRRFRIPMRNNPQARSLNLANSVNIVLYEALRQNHFFNLI from the coding sequence ATGTTAAATGTCGTTCTTTATGAACCTGAGATCCCGCAAAATACAGGAAACATTGCAAGAACCTGTGCATTAACTGGAACAAGGCTGCATTTAATTGAGCCGTTGGGCTTTTCGGTGAGCGATAAGGCTGTTAAAAGGGCAGGTTTAGATTATTGGAACTTGGTAGACATTTCAATTTATTTAGATTTTGAAGATTTCTTAAAAAAGAATGATAATCCTAAGCCTTATTTGCTGACAACACATGCGACAAAAAAGTATACTGATGTTGAATTTCAGGATAATGATTATTTGATGTTTGGTAGAGAAACAGCCGGCTTACCAGATGAGATACATGAACGTTATTATGACAGGCGGTTTCGCATACCTATGAGAAACAATCCTCAGGCAAGATCTTTAAATCTGGCAAATTCAGTAAATATTGTTTTATATGAAGCATTGCGCCAAAATCATTTCTTTAATTTGATTTGA
- a CDS encoding amino acid ABC transporter permease, translated as MLTSTQGWAIFHGSVLTVEIALVAVFFGVVLGIIVALGRISKNKIANALSWFYVWFFRGTPLLLQLFMVYFAVPIIYLNITGSTLVIDPTLCAFVTFSLNSTAYMAEIIRAAIESIPEGQMEAAKALGMSYHQAMRKIIIPQTFKRLVAPLGNELIMLLKDTSLVSTIALFDVLRTVKTMASSTGNWIYYLYAAAIYLFLTTILQVIFDKLEKRFGAYEKR; from the coding sequence TTGTTAACTTCAACACAGGGTTGGGCAATTTTTCATGGGTCAGTCTTAACGGTCGAGATTGCACTGGTTGCTGTTTTCTTTGGGGTGGTCCTCGGGATTATTGTAGCTTTAGGACGCATTTCAAAAAATAAAATCGCAAATGCGCTATCTTGGTTTTATGTCTGGTTTTTCCGTGGAACACCGCTGTTGCTGCAACTTTTCATGGTCTATTTTGCGGTGCCGATTATTTACTTAAATATTACGGGAAGTACTTTGGTGATTGATCCTACGCTTTGTGCTTTCGTAACCTTTTCTCTTAATTCAACTGCGTATATGGCTGAAATTATTCGTGCAGCAATTGAATCAATTCCAGAAGGTCAGATGGAAGCGGCAAAGGCATTAGGTATGAGTTATCATCAAGCCATGCGTAAAATTATTATTCCACAAACGTTTAAGCGATTAGTTGCTCCCCTTGGGAATGAATTGATTATGCTTTTAAAAGACACGTCATTGGTCTCAACTATTGCGTTATTCGATGTCTTAAGAACAGTAAAAACCATGGCAAGTTCAACCGGAAATTGGATTTATTATTTATATGCTGCTGCGATTTATTTGTTCTTAACGACAATCCTTCAGGTTATTTTTGATAAACTTGAAAAACGATTCGGCGCATATGAAAAGAGGTAA
- the ppdK gene encoding pyruvate, phosphate dikinase, translating to MSKWVYLFTEGNANMRELLGGKGANLAEMTNLGLPVPQGFTITTEACTQYYEDGRQINDEISGQIAEYMKKLEEITGKKFGDKENPLLVSVRSGARASMPGMMDTILNLGLNEDVVEAIAKKSGNPRWAWDCYRRFIQMFSDVVMEVGKKYFETLIDKMKADRGVKQDVDLNADDLKELANQFKAEYKAQLGQDFPDDPKTQLIEAVKAVFRSWDNPRANVYRRDNDIPYSWGTAVNVQQMVFGNMGESSGSGVAFTRDPATGENKFYAEVLMNAQGEDVVAGVRTPMKIDAIKEKMPKIYDQLIGIAKTLEDHYRDMQDMEFTIEEGKLFMLQTRNGKRTAKAALKIANDLVKEGKIDKKKAVLDVEPRNLDTLLHGSFVKSELDKAEQIGKGLPAAPGAASGKIVFTAEDAKEAAADGEKVVLVRLETSPEDIEGMKAAQGILTARGGMTSHAAVVARGMGSCCVAGCSEIEMDEANRTFKLGGHTYHEGDVISFDGSTGNIYDGALDVQEGSIDDEDFATIMKWADEFRTMGVRTNADTPEDAAKAVELGAEGIGLCRTEHMFFQGDRIDAFREMICSDTVEEREEALAKILPLQQGDFEKLFEALGGRPVTIRFLDPPLHEFVPTTEEEIQKVADAKGKTVEQIKAIISSLHEFNPMMGHRGCRLTVTYPEIGVMQTKAVIRAALNVQKAHPDWTLVPEIMIPLVGEVKEMKYVKDIVVKTADAELKAAGSDMKYKVGTMIEIPRACLTADKIAQEAEFFCFGTNDLTQMTFGFSRDDAGKFLNSYYDKKIYENDPFSKLDQTGVGQLMKMAIKKGKDTRADLHCGICGEHGGDPSSVEFCNSIGLDYVSCSPFRVPIARLAAAQAAIKQNA from the coding sequence ATGAGTAAATGGGTGTATCTGTTCACCGAAGGCAACGCGAACATGCGCGAATTGCTGGGTGGAAAAGGCGCTAACCTTGCAGAAATGACAAATTTGGGGTTGCCAGTTCCTCAAGGTTTCACCATTACAACAGAAGCGTGTACACAGTACTACGAAGATGGCAGACAAATTAACGATGAAATTTCCGGCCAGATTGCAGAATATATGAAAAAGCTGGAAGAAATTACTGGCAAGAAATTCGGCGATAAAGAAAATCCGTTACTTGTTTCAGTTCGTTCTGGGGCAAGAGCATCTATGCCTGGGATGATGGATACGATCCTCAACTTAGGTTTAAATGAAGATGTTGTTGAAGCTATTGCTAAAAAATCTGGAAATCCTCGTTGGGCTTGGGATTGTTACAGAAGATTTATCCAGATGTTCTCAGACGTTGTCATGGAAGTTGGAAAGAAATACTTCGAAACTTTAATTGACAAGATGAAAGCGGATCGCGGTGTCAAACAAGATGTTGATTTAAATGCTGATGATTTAAAAGAACTTGCAAATCAATTCAAAGCGGAATATAAGGCACAGCTTGGTCAGGACTTCCCGGATGACCCGAAAACACAATTAATCGAAGCAGTTAAAGCAGTTTTCCGTTCATGGGATAACCCAAGAGCTAATGTCTACCGCCGCGACAATGATATTCCTTATTCATGGGGAACAGCAGTCAACGTGCAGCAGATGGTCTTTGGGAATATGGGAGAATCTTCAGGATCAGGTGTTGCTTTTACAAGAGACCCTGCAACAGGTGAAAATAAATTCTATGCAGAAGTGTTGATGAACGCTCAGGGCGAAGACGTCGTTGCTGGTGTTCGTACACCAATGAAGATCGATGCAATCAAAGAAAAGATGCCAAAGATTTACGATCAGTTAATCGGCATTGCAAAAACTTTGGAAGATCATTACCGTGATATGCAGGATATGGAATTTACTATTGAAGAAGGTAAATTGTTTATGCTGCAGACCCGTAATGGGAAACGGACAGCTAAAGCAGCTTTGAAGATTGCAAATGATTTGGTTAAAGAAGGTAAAATCGATAAGAAGAAAGCTGTCTTGGATGTCGAACCGAGAAACCTCGATACTTTGCTTCACGGTTCATTTGTTAAATCTGAATTAGATAAAGCAGAACAGATTGGCAAGGGACTCCCAGCAGCACCTGGCGCAGCAAGCGGCAAGATTGTTTTTACTGCTGAAGATGCAAAAGAAGCAGCAGCAGATGGCGAAAAAGTTGTTTTGGTTCGTCTTGAAACTTCTCCAGAAGATATTGAAGGTATGAAAGCTGCTCAGGGGATTTTGACAGCTCGTGGCGGAATGACATCTCATGCTGCTGTTGTCGCACGTGGTATGGGAAGTTGCTGTGTTGCCGGTTGTTCTGAAATCGAAATGGACGAAGCAAACCGTACTTTTAAATTAGGCGGACATACTTATCATGAAGGTGATGTCATTTCCTTTGACGGATCAACAGGAAACATTTATGATGGTGCGCTGGATGTCCAGGAAGGCTCAATTGATGATGAAGATTTCGCTACGATCATGAAATGGGCTGATGAATTCAGAACGATGGGAGTTAGAACAAATGCAGATACTCCGGAAGATGCAGCGAAGGCTGTTGAACTGGGTGCTGAAGGGATTGGCCTCTGCCGTACTGAACACATGTTCTTCCAAGGTGATAGAATTGACGCTTTCAGAGAAATGATCTGTTCAGATACAGTCGAAGAAAGAGAAGAAGCTTTAGCTAAAATTTTGCCATTACAGCAGGGAGACTTTGAAAAGTTATTCGAAGCTTTAGGCGGACGTCCTGTTACCATTCGTTTCTTAGATCCGCCACTGCATGAATTTGTTCCGACAACAGAAGAAGAAATTCAGAAAGTTGCGGATGCAAAAGGTAAAACTGTTGAACAAATTAAAGCAATTATCAGCAGCTTGCACGAATTCAATCCTATGATGGGACATCGTGGATGCCGTTTAACAGTAACTTATCCTGAAATCGGTGTTATGCAGACAAAGGCTGTCATTCGTGCTGCATTGAATGTACAAAAAGCACATCCGGATTGGACACTTGTTCCAGAAATCATGATTCCATTAGTTGGCGAAGTCAAAGAAATGAAATACGTCAAGGATATTGTGGTTAAAACAGCAGACGCTGAATTAAAGGCAGCTGGTTCTGACATGAAATATAAAGTCGGGACAATGATTGAAATTCCGCGTGCCTGCTTAACTGCTGATAAAATTGCACAGGAAGCTGAATTCTTCTGCTTCGGGACCAATGACTTAACGCAGATGACATTCGGGTTCTCCCGTGATGATGCAGGGAAGTTCCTGAATTCCTATTATGATAAGAAGATCTATGAAAATGATCCTTTCTCTAAGCTTGATCAAACAGGTGTTGGCCAGTTAATGAAGATGGCTATTAAGAAGGGCAAGGATACACGTGCAGATTTACACTGTGGTATTTGTGGAGAACATGGTGGCGATCCATCTTCAGTTGAATTCTGCAATTCAATAGGTTTGGATTATGTTTCTTGCTCACCGTTCAGAGTTCCAATTGCAAGACTTGCAGCAGCTCAGGCAGCGATTAAACAGAATGCATAA
- a CDS encoding response regulator transcription factor: MRILFVEDEKKITDALKELCRIQNIDCDIANDGDEGLLFALNPIYDVIVLDIMLPGKDGLEILKEVRDHDITTPILLLTAKGTVDDKVKGLDLGADDYLVKPFSAKELFARIRALSRRPDNEIKGECIDFEDVSFNTKKNTLITKSNEYKLSVKESKILEMLIKRPNQVFTREQILDRVWGFDKEVNENNIEIYVHNLRKKLSDTNVKIDTIRGVGYTMGKR, translated from the coding sequence ATGCGTATATTATTTGTAGAAGACGAGAAAAAAATAACGGATGCATTAAAAGAATTATGCCGAATTCAGAATATAGATTGTGATATTGCTAATGATGGCGATGAAGGATTGCTTTTTGCGTTGAATCCAATTTATGACGTTATTGTATTAGATATCATGCTGCCTGGTAAGGATGGGCTTGAAATATTAAAAGAAGTTAGAGATCATGATATTACAACACCTATTTTACTTTTGACTGCAAAAGGTACGGTAGATGATAAAGTTAAAGGACTGGATTTGGGCGCAGATGATTATCTCGTTAAGCCTTTTTCTGCAAAAGAACTTTTTGCTCGTATTCGTGCATTGAGCAGGCGCCCGGACAATGAAATTAAAGGCGAATGTATCGATTTTGAAGATGTTTCGTTTAATACAAAGAAAAATACATTGATAACAAAATCAAATGAATACAAGCTGTCCGTTAAAGAATCAAAAATATTGGAAATGCTTATTAAACGGCCAAACCAAGTTTTTACTAGAGAACAGATTTTGGATCGTGTCTGGGGTTTTGATAAAGAAGTGAATGAAAATAACATAGAGATTTATGTTCATAATCTAAGAAAGAAATTATCAGATACAAATGTCAAAATTGATACAATTCGTGGCGTTGGTTACACGATGGGGAAGCGTTAA